The Methylomusa anaerophila genome has a segment encoding these proteins:
- a CDS encoding ATP-binding protein → MKIALSGKGGVGKTSISASLAKLFSRDGHRVYAVDADPDASLGLALGIPDDILAKVVPLIEMQDVIKEKSAGGGAFYSLNPEVDDVLDEYSISVGNIKFLRMGGVKPGGSACYCRENSFLYSVIDSLLLNKDDVVILDMGAGIEHLTRGTSKGVDLMVVVTEPSKTSVKTARVVMQLAEDLGIEVIKVVANKIRSPKEEAFITEQFAADELLGMIRFDDDLLDVALGEGEQDILTGAFKASMEEIYLRVKGWKDKK, encoded by the coding sequence TTGAAAATCGCACTCTCCGGCAAAGGCGGTGTCGGCAAAACATCCATTTCTGCCAGTTTGGCTAAACTGTTTTCCCGCGACGGACATCGCGTTTATGCTGTTGATGCCGATCCTGATGCCAGTTTAGGTCTTGCGCTGGGAATTCCCGATGATATTTTGGCTAAAGTAGTTCCTCTGATTGAGATGCAGGATGTGATTAAGGAAAAAAGCGCCGGTGGCGGTGCTTTCTATTCCCTTAATCCTGAAGTTGATGACGTATTGGATGAGTATTCCATTAGCGTGGGTAACATCAAATTCCTGCGTATGGGAGGCGTAAAACCAGGCGGTTCCGCCTGTTATTGCCGCGAAAACTCATTTCTTTACTCAGTCATAGATTCATTACTGCTCAATAAAGACGATGTAGTGATTTTGGACATGGGTGCCGGTATTGAGCATCTCACCCGTGGCACTTCCAAAGGTGTGGATCTTATGGTTGTCGTTACTGAACCGAGCAAAACCAGTGTTAAAACAGCCCGGGTGGTGATGCAACTGGCTGAAGATCTGGGCATTGAAGTAATAAAAGTAGTCGCTAATAAGATTCGCTCTCCAAAAGAAGAAGCATTTATCACGGAACAGTTTGCTGCTGACGAACTGCTGGGCATGATTCGTTTTGATGACGATCTGCTGGATGTTGCGCTGGGAGAAGGGGAGCAAGACATACTTACCGGAGCCTTTAAAGCGAGCATGGAAGAAATTTATTTGCGCGTCAAAGGCTGGAAAGACAAGAAGTGA
- a CDS encoding DUF3786 domain-containing protein has product MQTGDTTALNLQKGYQLAYEKACAEFATRIDAEEIARNSGTRFDYGRSTFTIQYLNDVYTVSYLQGKVSYADREDEVPIAAKVVIMHYLLTAGGQSLTNKLISFKEIPGGMIYLQPFSGRVLGGFKAAFGKNSHLLAQAGQKVGGRAAKFGDAAVTLDILPNLPITYVIWEGDEELPANATALFDSTAQYYLPTEDLVVAAAAGASLLNKTAKVLK; this is encoded by the coding sequence ATGCAAACTGGTGACACTACCGCCCTAAATTTGCAGAAAGGCTATCAACTGGCTTACGAAAAGGCTTGCGCCGAATTTGCAACAAGAATTGATGCAGAGGAAATTGCCCGGAACAGCGGTACCCGGTTTGACTATGGGAGAAGTACTTTCACAATCCAATATCTTAATGATGTCTATACTGTCAGCTACCTGCAGGGAAAAGTGTCCTATGCTGACAGGGAAGATGAAGTTCCAATCGCGGCAAAAGTTGTTATTATGCATTATCTGCTTACTGCCGGTGGCCAATCGCTGACTAATAAACTGATTTCTTTCAAAGAAATCCCTGGTGGTATGATTTATCTGCAACCGTTTTCCGGTCGGGTACTTGGCGGTTTCAAAGCCGCTTTTGGCAAAAATTCCCACCTGCTTGCGCAGGCTGGACAAAAAGTTGGCGGGCGGGCGGCAAAATTTGGTGATGCGGCTGTTACGCTTGATATTCTGCCGAATCTGCCCATTACTTATGTCATCTGGGAAGGAGACGAGGAGCTGCCGGCCAATGCAACAGCGCTATTCGATTCTACTGCCCAATATTATTTGCCTACGGAAGATTTGGTTGTGGCGGCTGCAGCCGGCGCCAGTCTTTTGAATAAAACGGCTAAAGTTTTGAAATAA
- a CDS encoding polyprenyl synthetase family protein — MSKFPKNLLKIVEPDLAAVEKELSLVIQSPVDLVNEIGLHLVKAGGKRLRPALYLLCAHSGPSERNELIPMAVALELIHMATLVHDDVIDNASLRRGKPTANARWGNHSSVLTGDYLWAKAFSVVATTVDVRKLTILTHVICSMCEGEIIQLQESHNPDRTEDDYRLRVSQKTADFIAACCTLGALSANLSNSEIAAFQEYGYSIGMAFQITDDILDFVASSEQLGKPAGNDLRQGIVTLPIIFALRHSVDRDELRVLIKDENMSYDKVNRGLDIVLATGAIEYCYSEVQRYLETAKSVLPPHIPAGVREALVAIADYIGFRQN; from the coding sequence GTGAGCAAATTCCCTAAAAATTTGTTGAAAATTGTTGAACCCGACCTGGCAGCAGTCGAAAAAGAATTGTCTTTAGTAATACAGTCGCCGGTAGATTTGGTTAATGAGATCGGGTTGCATTTGGTTAAGGCGGGAGGTAAACGCTTACGGCCCGCCTTATATCTATTATGCGCCCATAGTGGGCCCAGTGAGAGAAATGAGCTTATTCCGATGGCGGTAGCGCTGGAACTCATACACATGGCTACATTGGTACATGATGATGTAATTGACAATGCCAGCCTGCGACGAGGAAAGCCAACGGCTAATGCCCGCTGGGGCAACCACTCTTCTGTATTAACCGGCGATTACTTATGGGCCAAAGCCTTCTCTGTCGTTGCCACAACTGTGGATGTTAGGAAATTGACAATATTAACACACGTAATATGCTCCATGTGTGAAGGCGAGATCATTCAACTCCAGGAATCCCATAATCCTGACCGGACCGAAGATGACTATCGGCTGAGAGTGTCCCAGAAAACCGCCGATTTTATTGCTGCCTGCTGTACGCTGGGAGCCTTGTCAGCTAATCTTTCCAATAGCGAAATTGCTGCTTTTCAAGAATACGGCTATTCTATTGGTATGGCGTTTCAGATAACCGACGATATTTTAGATTTTGTTGCGTCATCTGAACAGCTGGGCAAGCCGGCCGGCAATGACCTTCGTCAAGGAATTGTAACATTGCCTATTATTTTTGCGCTCCGGCATAGCGTTGACCGTGATGAGCTTCGTGTCTTAATCAAAGATGAAAACATGTCGTATGATAAGGTCAATCGGGGCCTGGATATTGTTCTTGCAACGGGTGCGATTGAATACTGTTATTCAGAAGTTCAAAGATACCTGGAAACAGCCAAGAGCGTCTTGCCGCCTCACATTCCCGCCGGAGTCAGGGAAGCCTTGGTGGCCATTGCCGATTATATTGGTTTCCGGCAGAATTGA
- a CDS encoding ferredoxin oxidoreductase, with product MAEVSLQGEQRVFMTGNEVCAWAAIAAKADIMYGYPITPQNEIMHYWTRLAPKYGKRFLQTEDEISAGFTTLGGVISGRKAFTATAGPGNVLMQESAGMAEMMRLPIVYIIQQRGGPSTATVIYAQQETTLTTFGGNGEGHRIVYSTATHQELFDYTIKAFNAAWTYHFPVFILGDGYQAKMREPLTIYDPEEKGIKLVKPEAILGDTANPGRVVKHIRNTYNTEDELYEVVMANQRDWEAMAAKAVEWDAQGCEDADVILVTHGIVSRAALTAYNQLRAQGKKVGFFRPITVRPFPGQQLREASKGAKILLLAESAYGQLLKLVQTEIYGSSIGIVPLLRPGVGITTEEIIAAYNKL from the coding sequence ATGGCCGAGGTTTCACTACAAGGTGAACAAAGAGTATTTATGACAGGTAATGAGGTGTGTGCATGGGCTGCTATTGCCGCTAAAGCAGACATTATGTACGGCTATCCAATCACACCGCAAAATGAAATTATGCACTATTGGACACGGCTTGCGCCTAAGTACGGCAAACGGTTCCTGCAAACGGAGGATGAGATCTCCGCCGGTTTTACTACCCTTGGCGGCGTTATTTCCGGTAGAAAAGCTTTTACTGCTACCGCCGGTCCTGGTAATGTATTAATGCAGGAATCGGCAGGCATGGCCGAAATGATGCGTCTGCCTATTGTTTACATTATCCAGCAGCGTGGCGGCCCCTCTACTGCAACTGTTATTTACGCGCAGCAGGAAACTACTCTTACAACCTTTGGCGGCAACGGTGAAGGTCATCGTATCGTATACTCCACCGCTACTCACCAAGAACTGTTTGATTATACGATTAAAGCTTTTAATGCAGCATGGACTTATCATTTTCCAGTGTTCATCCTGGGTGACGGTTATCAGGCTAAAATGCGTGAGCCGCTGACAATTTATGATCCGGAAGAGAAAGGCATAAAACTGGTAAAACCTGAAGCGATCTTAGGTGATACGGCCAACCCCGGCCGGGTTGTTAAACATATTCGCAACACTTATAACACCGAAGATGAACTTTATGAAGTTGTTATGGCCAACCAACGCGATTGGGAAGCTATGGCTGCCAAGGCTGTGGAGTGGGATGCGCAAGGCTGTGAAGACGCCGACGTTATCCTTGTTACGCACGGCATTGTTTCCCGTGCCGCCCTAACCGCTTACAACCAGCTTCGGGCTCAAGGCAAAAAAGTCGGCTTTTTTCGCCCGATCACTGTTCGCCCGTTTCCGGGTCAGCAACTCCGGGAAGCTAGCAAAGGCGCAAAGATTTTGTTGCTGGCTGAGTCTGCGTACGGTCAGCTGCTCAAGCTGGTACAAACCGAAATCTATGGCAGTAGTATCGGAATTGTACCGTTGCTCAGACCGGGTGTTGGTATCACCACCGAAGAAATTATCGCAGCATATAACAAACTGTAA
- a CDS encoding UbiA-like polyprenyltransferase, translated as MNKIKAHVENIALSHSVFALPFAYMGAFLAAKGIPSAHDAFWITLAMIGARSAALALNNFIDLKYDKVHPRFTHRPMVTGAVKPREAIGFIIASLLLFLIAAANLHPLCLRLWPLALIPLVVYPYMKRFSSTCHLVLGLALAAAPVGAWVAVRGDITVTAVMLGLAVGVWIAGFDVIYACQDVNFDKSQNLHSIPVRFGINGALIFSRLMHGLSIMGFLLVGIMARLHYVYYAGVVLVTAVLIYQHSVVSPGDLSKVTQTYFMRNGLVSILLLLSSVASLII; from the coding sequence TTGAATAAAATTAAAGCGCATGTGGAAAATATAGCCTTGTCGCACTCGGTATTTGCTTTGCCTTTTGCTTATATGGGAGCTTTTTTGGCTGCAAAAGGCATACCCAGCGCTCATGATGCGTTTTGGATAACCTTAGCCATGATTGGCGCCCGGAGTGCGGCATTAGCTCTTAATAACTTCATTGATTTGAAATATGATAAGGTACATCCCCGGTTTACCCATCGCCCCATGGTTACCGGGGCGGTTAAACCGCGGGAAGCTATAGGGTTTATCATTGCCAGTCTGCTGCTTTTTCTAATCGCTGCCGCTAACCTGCATCCCTTATGTTTGCGATTATGGCCGCTGGCGCTGATCCCATTGGTGGTCTATCCTTACATGAAACGCTTTTCCTCGACTTGCCACTTGGTATTGGGTCTTGCGCTGGCGGCGGCTCCGGTTGGCGCCTGGGTTGCCGTTAGAGGAGATATTACTGTGACAGCGGTTATGTTAGGATTGGCGGTAGGAGTCTGGATAGCAGGGTTTGATGTTATTTACGCATGTCAGGATGTGAATTTTGATAAATCCCAAAATTTGCATTCGATACCGGTACGGTTTGGCATAAATGGGGCGCTTATATTTTCCCGGCTGATGCACGGCTTAAGTATTATGGGTTTTCTGCTTGTAGGAATTATGGCCCGGCTTCACTATGTCTATTACGCCGGAGTTGTTCTGGTTACCGCCGTGTTGATTTATCAGCATTCTGTTGTCAGTCCGGGAGATTTAAGTAAAGTGACCCAGACTTACTTTATGCGTAATGGACTTGTCAGTATATTACTGTTATTGTCTTCGGTTGCTTCCTTAATTATTTAA
- a CDS encoding Sec-independent protein translocase subunit TatA/TatB, whose protein sequence is MFSFSAPELILILVIALIVFGPGKLPEVGKAIGKGIQEFRKASSEIANPKEEPVKVQEKEQKQEVKRPEEKN, encoded by the coding sequence ATGTTTAGTTTCAGCGCACCGGAATTAATTCTAATATTGGTAATAGCGTTAATTGTATTTGGTCCCGGCAAACTGCCTGAGGTTGGCAAGGCTATTGGCAAGGGGATACAAGAGTTTCGTAAAGCCTCCAGTGAAATAGCCAACCCTAAGGAAGAGCCGGTAAAAGTCCAAGAGAAGGAACAGAAACAAGAAGTGAAGCGCCCGGAAGAAAAGAATTAA
- a CDS encoding thiamine pyrophosphate-dependent enzyme, translated as MQELKENNILQPAMPKSWNEETKAHKFCPGCGHGIILKCLGEVIDELGLKDKMVFGCDIGCSLLAWDFFNVDTVQTHHGRTTPVITGMKRANTDIIGVAYMGDGGGYAIGSQHLFNAAVRGEKITIILCNNCNYGMTGGQMAPTTLPGMKTETTPYGRDVEQAGYPTKGPEMVAVVAPEGAYVARGTIANPRQMKGFLKKALQNQIEGKGISFVECLSSCPTNWRTNAKQTWEFIEKDMTQFFKVGELRTPQAKEG; from the coding sequence ATGCAAGAATTGAAAGAAAATAATATTCTTCAGCCAGCCATGCCTAAAAGCTGGAATGAAGAAACGAAAGCACATAAATTTTGTCCCGGTTGTGGACATGGTATTATTCTGAAATGCCTGGGTGAGGTTATTGACGAATTGGGTCTTAAAGACAAAATGGTTTTCGGCTGCGACATCGGTTGCTCGTTGTTGGCATGGGATTTTTTCAATGTTGACACCGTACAAACCCACCATGGCCGTACAACTCCGGTAATCACCGGTATGAAGCGGGCCAATACCGACATTATCGGTGTTGCTTACATGGGTGACGGCGGCGGCTATGCAATCGGCTCCCAGCACCTTTTCAACGCTGCTGTCCGTGGGGAAAAGATAACCATTATTCTCTGCAACAACTGTAACTATGGTATGACCGGCGGTCAAATGGCTCCCACTACTCTGCCTGGTATGAAAACCGAGACTACGCCTTATGGCCGCGATGTGGAACAAGCCGGTTATCCCACCAAAGGACCGGAAATGGTTGCAGTTGTTGCTCCTGAGGGCGCATATGTAGCCCGCGGTACTATTGCCAACCCGCGGCAAATGAAAGGCTTTCTTAAAAAAGCTCTTCAAAATCAAATCGAAGGCAAGGGGATCTCTTTTGTCGAGTGCTTGTCCTCCTGCCCGACCAACTGGCGTACAAACGCTAAACAAACTTGGGAATTTATTGAGAAGGACATGACTCAATTTTTCAAAGTCGGCGAACTCAGAACACCGCAAGCAAAGGAGGGCTAA
- a CDS encoding menaquinone biosynthesis decarboxylase, protein MAYYDLREFISALEERGWLKRIRQSVDCELEITEITDRVSKMKGDKNVALLFENVKGFDIPVLMNAFGSMERMALALGVERVDDIAREIREILKLPYISLQNKLDLVKLIPTAKRAINFPKYIKSAPCKEVIIKDKPSLNKFPILKCWPKDAGRFITLPLVFTKNPHNGKRNVGMYRLQVFDEQTTGMHWHIHKNGAENYRAYRELGHERIEAAVAIGGDPAVTYAATAPLPRDIDEMIFAGFLRKKSVEMVKGETVDIEVPATAEIILEGYVDMSEFRVEGPFGDHTGYYSLADKYPVFHITCITHRKNPIYPATIVGKPPMEDCYLAKATERIFLPVLQMHLPEIVDINLPLAGVFHNCAVVSIKKSYPQQAKKVMHALWGMGQMMFTKMIIIVDAHVNVQDMDEVWWRVFNNIDARRDIVMVDGPLDVLDHSSPSPNWGTKVGIDATKTWPAEGHAREWPEEISMSEDIRKIVNAKWKELGLE, encoded by the coding sequence TTGGCTTATTACGACCTGAGAGAATTTATCAGTGCGCTGGAGGAGCGGGGATGGCTGAAACGTATTCGCCAATCCGTGGACTGTGAACTGGAGATAACGGAAATAACCGACAGAGTGTCGAAAATGAAGGGAGACAAAAATGTCGCTCTTCTTTTTGAGAATGTCAAAGGTTTTGATATTCCCGTACTGATGAATGCCTTCGGCAGCATGGAGAGAATGGCTCTGGCGCTGGGAGTGGAGAGGGTTGACGATATTGCCCGGGAAATCAGAGAAATATTGAAACTGCCATATATATCACTGCAGAATAAACTGGATTTGGTAAAATTGATTCCTACCGCGAAGCGTGCTATTAATTTTCCGAAATACATAAAAAGTGCACCCTGTAAAGAGGTAATTATCAAGGATAAACCCTCTTTGAATAAATTTCCTATCTTAAAGTGCTGGCCGAAAGATGCGGGAAGATTCATTACCTTACCTTTGGTTTTCACCAAAAATCCCCACAACGGTAAACGGAATGTCGGTATGTATCGCCTGCAAGTATTTGATGAACAGACAACAGGCATGCATTGGCATATCCACAAGAACGGGGCGGAAAACTACCGGGCATATCGTGAATTAGGCCATGAGCGCATAGAGGCAGCCGTAGCCATCGGCGGCGATCCGGCCGTTACGTATGCCGCAACAGCACCGTTGCCCAGGGATATTGACGAAATGATTTTCGCCGGTTTCTTGCGGAAAAAATCGGTAGAGATGGTTAAGGGCGAAACGGTAGATATTGAGGTGCCGGCAACTGCCGAAATCATTCTTGAAGGCTATGTGGATATGAGTGAATTCAGGGTGGAGGGACCTTTCGGCGACCATACCGGCTATTATTCTTTGGCTGACAAGTACCCGGTATTTCACATAACTTGTATTACCCATCGTAAAAATCCTATTTATCCGGCTACCATCGTGGGCAAACCACCGATGGAAGACTGCTACCTGGCCAAAGCCACCGAGCGGATTTTTTTGCCTGTATTGCAAATGCATTTACCGGAAATAGTGGACATAAATTTGCCGCTGGCAGGGGTCTTTCACAATTGTGCGGTTGTTTCAATCAAAAAATCTTATCCCCAGCAGGCAAAAAAAGTTATGCACGCCCTCTGGGGTATGGGCCAAATGATGTTTACCAAGATGATTATTATTGTGGATGCTCATGTAAACGTGCAGGATATGGACGAGGTCTGGTGGCGGGTGTTCAACAATATTGACGCGCGGCGTGATATTGTAATGGTGGACGGGCCGTTGGACGTTTTGGATCATTCCTCGCCTTCGCCCAATTGGGGCACAAAGGTAGGCATTGATGCGACTAAGACTTGGCCGGCAGAAGGGCATGCAAGAGAATGGCCGGAAGAAATTTCCATGTCTGAGGATATCCGGAAAATTGTGAACGCCAAATGGAAGGAACTGGGCCTTGAATAA
- a CDS encoding 4Fe-4S binding protein, with protein sequence MAKVNWESAKYDSEKGFWAVFPSLCKGCGLCMEKCPVKCISWSEELGVYGTPRVESDMDKCIVCGICQMICPDCAIRVEKNKQNF encoded by the coding sequence ATGGCTAAAGTTAACTGGGAATCGGCAAAATATGACAGCGAGAAAGGCTTCTGGGCTGTTTTCCCCAGTCTGTGTAAAGGCTGCGGACTGTGTATGGAAAAATGTCCTGTTAAATGCATCTCTTGGTCGGAAGAGCTTGGTGTGTATGGTACGCCACGGGTTGAATCAGACATGGATAAATGCATTGTCTGCGGCATTTGTCAAATGATATGTCCTGACTGTGCAATTCGCGTGGAAAAAAACAAGCAAAATTTCTAG
- a CDS encoding 2-oxoacid:acceptor oxidoreductase family protein gives MAKLVKIAIAGEGGQGVQAVAEILAEAANEEGKNALYIPNFGVEQRGGVSIAFVQVSDGQIGAPKFQKADILIPVSPRAVKRTKMYAGKDTIYIYDNSLITEGEVKDNIVGLQYFDVTPPSPTASEPNADLQQDLIAGEPKTASFTRPGAGVDPADIPAINKVIAIPANDIAKNELQPRVFNIIILGAVIAATELLPLDSIKKAIETRLGDKFETNPKLRDMNYQALERGYQLVKSVM, from the coding sequence GTGGCAAAACTGGTTAAAATTGCTATAGCCGGTGAAGGCGGCCAAGGCGTTCAGGCCGTTGCCGAGATTTTGGCGGAAGCTGCTAATGAAGAGGGTAAGAACGCCTTATATATCCCCAACTTTGGTGTTGAACAGCGTGGTGGCGTGTCTATTGCTTTTGTGCAAGTCAGTGACGGACAGATTGGTGCTCCCAAGTTTCAAAAAGCCGATATTCTGATTCCGGTAAGTCCGCGGGCGGTAAAACGTACGAAAATGTATGCCGGAAAAGATACTATATACATTTACGATAACTCTCTGATCACCGAAGGGGAAGTAAAAGACAATATTGTAGGTCTTCAGTACTTTGACGTTACTCCGCCTTCCCCGACTGCCAGTGAGCCCAATGCCGACCTGCAACAAGATTTAATTGCCGGTGAGCCGAAGACTGCTTCTTTCACTCGTCCCGGCGCGGGCGTTGATCCTGCTGATATTCCGGCAATTAACAAAGTTATTGCTATTCCCGCTAACGATATTGCCAAAAATGAGCTGCAGCCGCGGGTATTCAACATCATAATCCTTGGTGCAGTTATCGCGGCCACTGAATTACTGCCTCTTGACAGTATTAAAAAAGCTATCGAAACTAGACTGGGAGACAAGTTTGAAACCAATCCGAAACTTCGTGATATGAATTACCAAGCTTTGGAACGCGGCTATCAACTTGTTAAGAGCGTAATGTAA
- a CDS encoding cyclodeaminase/cyclohydrolase family protein: protein MSMVDKSCSDFLEVLASKAPVPGGGGAAALGGAIGMALSNMVGNLTVGKKKYAEVEDEVKELIAKGDKVIAELKALVDEDAKVFEPLSKAYGLPKDTPEQIAYKEQVLEKCSKDACDGPMEIMRKCYEGIKIHERMGQIGTNLAISDVGCGVVFLKSALISGMLNVVINLNTIKDQEYVGRNRAEMERLLADGSKIADATLELVLSKLKK, encoded by the coding sequence ATGAGTATGGTGGATAAGTCTTGCTCCGATTTTCTGGAAGTATTGGCTTCCAAGGCTCCGGTACCGGGTGGCGGCGGTGCGGCAGCTCTTGGCGGCGCTATTGGTATGGCTCTTTCCAATATGGTCGGCAATCTGACTGTGGGCAAAAAGAAATATGCCGAAGTTGAGGATGAAGTCAAAGAACTAATCGCCAAAGGGGACAAGGTGATTGCCGAATTGAAAGCTCTTGTGGATGAGGATGCCAAGGTTTTTGAACCTCTTTCCAAGGCTTATGGCTTGCCTAAAGATACTCCGGAACAGATAGCATATAAAGAGCAAGTCCTGGAGAAATGCTCCAAGGATGCCTGTGACGGACCCATGGAAATTATGCGTAAATGTTACGAAGGTATCAAAATTCACGAACGTATGGGCCAGATCGGTACTAATCTGGCTATTTCCGATGTCGGCTGCGGGGTGGTTTTCTTAAAATCCGCGCTGATCAGTGGAATGCTCAATGTGGTGATCAACCTTAATACCATCAAGGACCAGGAATATGTCGGCAGAAACCGGGCGGAAATGGAACGATTACTGGCGGATGGCTCCAAGATTGCCGATGCTACCCTGGAACTGGTTCTAAGCAAACTTAAGAAATAG
- the tatC gene encoding twin-arginine translocase subunit TatC: protein MLETTNEKEADSKNSMDDDPALDNQYTEETQETEAAVGSMSLIDHLQELRRRLIIMIAAVAVGSTVSYFFAKELVQVITAPAGKLYYMNPAEAFFAYLKVSIFAGLLLALPIVMYQLWAFIVPAMTNNERKAGIVLVPASILLFFIGLTFSYYLVLPAGLKFFMGFATESLQPLFSLGEYLSFVISFLLPFGFIFELPLFILVLAKLGIINSVFLQSKRKMILVLSFVIGAFISPTPDVFSQTMVAIPMVLLYEISLLVVKYILRK, encoded by the coding sequence ATGCTTGAAACCACAAATGAAAAAGAAGCGGATTCTAAAAACAGTATGGACGATGATCCGGCGCTAGACAACCAATATACGGAAGAAACCCAAGAGACTGAGGCAGCAGTAGGCTCTATGTCGTTAATTGATCACCTGCAAGAGTTGAGACGGCGGTTGATCATTATGATTGCAGCGGTTGCTGTTGGAAGCACTGTATCCTATTTTTTTGCTAAGGAATTGGTTCAAGTTATTACCGCTCCAGCGGGAAAATTGTATTACATGAATCCGGCAGAAGCTTTTTTTGCTTATTTGAAAGTTTCCATTTTTGCCGGCCTTTTATTGGCTTTACCCATCGTTATGTATCAGCTATGGGCTTTTATTGTGCCTGCTATGACCAATAATGAACGTAAGGCAGGTATAGTTTTAGTACCGGCATCAATCTTGTTATTTTTTATTGGCTTAACTTTTTCCTACTATTTGGTCTTGCCTGCCGGCCTCAAGTTTTTTATGGGTTTCGCCACGGAAAGTTTGCAGCCGTTGTTTTCCCTGGGAGAATATTTGTCTTTTGTTATTTCCTTTTTACTTCCCTTTGGTTTTATTTTTGAGCTTCCTTTGTTTATCTTGGTATTGGCGAAACTAGGTATTATTAATTCCGTATTTTTGCAATCCAAACGAAAAATGATTTTGGTCCTGTCGTTTGTAATCGGGGCTTTTATATCTCCCACCCCTGACGTATTTTCCCAGACAATGGTAGCTATACCAATGGTTTTACTCTACGAAATCAGTTTATTGGTCGTAAAATATATATTACGTAAATAG